A single region of the Lysinibacillus sp. B2A1 genome encodes:
- a CDS encoding IS5/IS1182 family transposase, giving the protein MFKDYNMNQVVLPLDLEIKLQENDIAYAINDLVESIPNEALDLFLRSTGCPAYHPRMMLKIILCAYTQSVFSGRKIEDLVKDSVRMMWLAQGYEPSYRTINRFRVHPAVKELLRQCFVQFRCQLVQEKLIDNEAIFIDGTKIEANANKFTFVWKKSIEKYHNGLIEKSNQLYDELLEKEIIPEIERENEKELALEDLAQMVEKVDEVIAEYDRKIEDSSDVAERKALRTERKFPKKARTQLIDYIERKLKYQRDFEIFDERNSYSKTDPDATFMRMKDDYMKNGQLKAGYNIQVATEGQYALAYSIFPNPADTRTLIPFLDEIEQHYFKLPKHIVADAGYGSEQNYDDILSNRKREALITYTMYVKEQKKTYKQNEFNTANWDYDKENDRYTCPNQQHLVFKYRTTKTDKYDFTREFKVYECEDCSGCPLRSLCTKAKEGNNRKLMVNEKWEQQKEYVRAKLSEEKTSTLYRQRKIDVEPVFGFLKANLRFTRFSVRGKSKVENEMGLALMAVNIRKFTAIS; this is encoded by the coding sequence ATGTTTAAAGATTATAACATGAATCAAGTTGTTTTACCGTTAGATTTAGAAATAAAACTTCAAGAAAATGATATCGCCTACGCCATCAATGATTTAGTGGAAAGTATTCCAAATGAAGCGTTGGATTTATTTCTTAGAAGCACGGGTTGTCCCGCTTATCATCCACGAATGATGTTAAAAATTATTCTGTGTGCTTACACCCAATCGGTTTTCTCTGGAAGAAAAATTGAAGATCTCGTAAAAGACAGTGTTCGAATGATGTGGTTAGCTCAAGGTTATGAACCGAGCTATCGAACAATTAATCGTTTTCGTGTTCATCCAGCGGTAAAGGAATTATTACGCCAATGTTTTGTCCAATTTCGTTGTCAGCTTGTGCAAGAAAAGCTGATTGATAATGAAGCTATTTTTATCGACGGAACTAAGATTGAAGCGAATGCGAACAAATTTACATTCGTGTGGAAAAAGTCGATTGAGAAATATCATAACGGACTAATTGAAAAGTCAAACCAGCTATACGATGAACTACTTGAAAAAGAAATCATCCCAGAAATTGAACGGGAAAATGAAAAGGAATTAGCATTGGAAGACCTCGCTCAAATGGTCGAAAAAGTAGATGAAGTGATCGCTGAATATGATCGAAAAATTGAGGACTCATCAGATGTAGCAGAGCGAAAGGCTTTAAGAACGGAACGGAAATTCCCAAAGAAAGCCCGCACACAATTAATCGACTATATTGAACGCAAACTAAAATACCAAAGAGACTTCGAAATCTTTGACGAACGAAATAGTTATTCGAAAACAGACCCAGATGCGACATTTATGCGTATGAAAGATGACTATATGAAAAATGGTCAATTGAAGGCAGGTTATAACATACAAGTGGCAACAGAAGGTCAGTATGCGCTTGCCTACAGCATATTTCCCAATCCAGCGGATACACGTACATTAATCCCATTTTTAGATGAAATCGAACAACATTATTTTAAGCTACCAAAACACATCGTCGCAGATGCCGGATATGGCAGTGAACAAAATTATGATGATATCCTTTCGAATCGTAAGCGAGAAGCTTTAATCACGTACACCATGTATGTAAAAGAACAGAAGAAAACGTATAAGCAAAACGAATTCAATACAGCGAACTGGGATTATGATAAAGAAAATGATCGATACACATGCCCAAACCAACAACATCTTGTATTTAAATATCGTACCACGAAAACGGATAAGTATGATTTCACGCGTGAGTTTAAGGTATATGAATGTGAAGACTGTTCCGGATGCCCCCTCCGTTCATTATGTACAAAAGCAAAAGAAGGAAATAATCGTAAGTTAATGGTGAATGAGAAGTGGGAACAACAAAAAGAATATGTGAGAGCAAAGCTTTCAGAAGAAAAAACGAGTACCCTTTATCGTCAACGCAAAATTGACGTGGAACCAGTTTTTGGATTCTTGAAGGCTAATTTGCGTTTCACTCGATTTTCTGTACGAGGAAAATCGAAGGTGGAAAACGAGATGGGCCTCGCATTAATGGCCGTGAATATAAGAAAATTCACAGCCATTAGCTAA
- a CDS encoding glyoxalase, with protein MKINRIDHVSINVNDLSEAKGFFLDLGLEVQAEWELDGEQLDRIVGLNDVKTACVALGMPDGQAWIELVKFHTPSDEKNIHQPFANTLGIRHICFAVEDIEAIVANLKKKGTEIFSEIQQYEESYKLCYVRGPEGIILELAEKIK; from the coding sequence ATGAAAATCAATAGAATAGATCATGTGAGTATAAACGTAAATGATCTTTCAGAGGCTAAAGGGTTTTTTCTTGATTTAGGACTTGAAGTGCAAGCGGAATGGGAATTGGATGGAGAACAGTTGGACCGAATAGTTGGGCTTAATGATGTTAAAACGGCATGTGTAGCATTGGGAATGCCAGATGGTCAGGCATGGATAGAGCTAGTTAAATTTCATACGCCGTCAGATGAAAAAAATATTCACCAACCTTTTGCAAATACGCTGGGTATCCGACATATTTGTTTTGCTGTTGAAGATATTGAAGCTATTGTTGCAAATTTGAAAAAGAAGGGCACGGAAATCTTTAGTGAGATACAGCAATATGAAGAAAGTTATAAGTTATGCTACGTTCGTGGTCCAGAGGGAATTATTTTAGAGTTGGCGGAGAAAATCAAATAA
- a CDS encoding short-chain dehydrogenase, with amino-acid sequence MHNLSGKVILVTGASSGIGLATAELMASKGAKVIINYHSNVEGAKEAVQRIQKNNGEAIAIQADVINKEEVDSMVEQAISSFGTIDVLVNNAGGGIRQSTFMDMSEELWEETFKLNVNSVLLCSQAVLKYMIPKKSGKIINVSSAAARIGGAGESIHYASAKGAINTMTIGMSRELIEYGIIVNGVAPGMVETPFHDKFAPGGNRLERMSSSVPIKRAATPMEIAEVIAFLSSDASNYILGEIMNVSGGR; translated from the coding sequence ATGCATAACTTATCAGGAAAGGTTATTCTCGTCACAGGTGCAAGCTCTGGTATTGGCCTTGCCACGGCTGAATTGATGGCATCTAAAGGGGCTAAAGTAATTATTAATTATCATTCAAATGTGGAGGGTGCCAAAGAAGCCGTTCAACGTATTCAAAAAAATAATGGAGAAGCCATTGCAATTCAAGCTGATGTTATTAATAAAGAAGAAGTGGACTCAATGGTTGAACAAGCTATTTCCTCATTTGGCACCATTGACGTTTTAGTTAATAATGCTGGCGGTGGCATCCGCCAAAGTACATTTATGGATATGAGTGAAGAGCTATGGGAAGAAACGTTCAAATTAAATGTAAACAGCGTTCTCTTATGTTCCCAAGCTGTATTAAAATATATGATTCCCAAAAAAAGCGGGAAAATTATTAATGTATCTTCAGCGGCTGCACGTATTGGAGGGGCAGGAGAAAGTATTCATTATGCATCTGCGAAAGGAGCGATTAATACAATGACGATTGGAATGTCAAGAGAGTTAATTGAATATGGAATAATCGTGAATGGGGTAGCACCTGGAATGGTAGAAACACCTTTTCACGATAAATTTGCTCCTGGCGGTAATCGACTTGAGCGTATGTCATCATCCGTACCTATAAAACGGGCTGCAACACCTATGGAAATAGCAGAGGTAATTGCCTTCCTTTCCTCTGATGCTTCAAATTATATCCTTGGAGAAATTATGAATGTTAGTGGTGGGAGATAA
- a CDS encoding phosphopyruvate hydratase → MPFITQVYAREVLDSRGNPTVEVEVFTESGAFGRAIVPSGASTGEYEAVELRDGDQSRYLGKGVLKAVENVNTIIAQELEGNYSVLDQVVIDKTLIELDGTENKGKLGANAILGVSMAVAHAAADYLDVPLYQYLGGFNSKQLPVPMMNILNGGAHADNNVDIQEFMVMPVGAESFRHALRMGAEIFHSLKAVLKAKGYNTAVGDEGGFAPNLGSNEEAITVILEAIEKAGYKPGEEIKLAMDVASSELFNKEDGKYHLDGEGVVKTSEEMVDWYEELTSKYPIISIEDGLDENDWAGHKLLTDRIGGRVQLVGDDLFVTNTKKLSAGIEQGVGNSILIKVNQIGTLTETFEAIEMAKRAGYTAVISHRSGESEDATIADIAVATNAGQIKTGAPSRTDRVAKYNQLLRIEDQLGATAEYLGLHSFYNLK, encoded by the coding sequence ATGCCATTTATTACACAAGTTTATGCGCGCGAAGTTTTAGACTCACGTGGGAACCCAACAGTAGAGGTTGAAGTATTTACAGAATCAGGAGCTTTTGGACGTGCAATCGTACCATCAGGAGCATCTACAGGTGAATACGAAGCAGTAGAATTACGCGATGGTGACCAATCTCGTTACCTAGGCAAAGGTGTATTAAAAGCAGTTGAAAATGTTAACACAATTATTGCGCAAGAATTAGAAGGAAACTATTCAGTTCTTGATCAAGTCGTAATCGACAAAACTTTAATCGAGCTAGATGGCACAGAAAATAAAGGGAAATTAGGTGCTAACGCAATTCTAGGTGTATCCATGGCAGTTGCACATGCTGCGGCAGATTATTTAGATGTACCTCTTTATCAATATCTTGGTGGCTTTAACTCAAAACAGTTACCTGTACCAATGATGAATATCTTAAATGGTGGCGCACATGCTGACAATAATGTAGATATTCAAGAATTTATGGTGATGCCTGTGGGCGCAGAATCATTCCGTCATGCATTACGTATGGGTGCTGAAATCTTCCATAGCCTAAAAGCTGTTTTAAAAGCAAAAGGCTATAACACAGCAGTAGGTGATGAAGGTGGTTTCGCACCAAATCTTGGTTCTAACGAAGAAGCCATTACTGTAATTTTAGAAGCAATCGAAAAAGCAGGCTATAAACCAGGTGAGGAAATAAAACTTGCTATGGACGTAGCATCATCTGAATTATTTAATAAAGAAGATGGCAAATATCACTTAGACGGTGAAGGTGTTGTGAAAACTTCTGAAGAAATGGTTGATTGGTACGAAGAATTAACAAGCAAATACCCAATCATTTCAATTGAAGACGGCTTAGATGAAAATGACTGGGCTGGACACAAGCTATTAACGGATCGTATTGGTGGTCGCGTTCAATTAGTAGGTGATGATCTATTTGTAACAAATACGAAAAAATTGTCAGCTGGAATTGAGCAAGGCGTAGGAAATTCAATCCTTATCAAAGTAAACCAAATCGGTACGTTAACAGAAACATTTGAAGCAATTGAAATGGCAAAACGTGCTGGTTATACAGCAGTTATCTCTCACCGTTCTGGTGAATCAGAAGATGCAACAATTGCTGATATCGCAGTAGCAACAAATGCTGGCCAAATTAAAACGGGTGCTCCATCACGTACAGACCGCGTAGCGAAATACAACCAACTTCTTCGTATTGAAGATCAACTAGGTGCAACAGCTGAGTATCTTGGTTTACATTCATTCTATAACTTAAAGTAA
- a CDS encoding 2,3-bisphosphoglycerate-independent phosphoglycerate mutase (catalyzes the interconversion of 2-phosphoglycerate and 3-phosphoglycerate), with protein sequence MPKKPVALIILDGFAFRDETFGNAVAQANKPNFDRYWNQYPHATLTAAGEAVGLPEGQMGNSEVGHLNIGAGRVVYQSLTRLNKSIREGNFFTNPAFLDAVAHVKAHQSKLHVMGLLSDGGVHSHYEHMFALLKLVKQQGLEDVFVHGFLDGRDVGPTTALDYIEETEKQMAEIGVGQFASIHGRYYAMDRDKRWDRVALTYNVLVDGVGQTADSAKSGVAASYEREVTDEFVIPFSIYEHGEPVATINDNDAVIFFNFRPDRAIQLSKVFTNNEFDGFALSAKHPKNLKYVSFTHYSDEVHAQVAYENDNLKNTIGEVLATNGKTQLRIAETEKYPHVTFFMSGGREEKFEGEERILIASPKVATYDLKPEMSAYEVTEALLAEIAAEKFDGIILNFANPDMVGHSGMLEPTIKAIEAVDECLGKVVDALLAKGGAAIITADHGNSDEVLTLAGEPMTAHTTNPVPVIVTKPNLVLRNGGILADLAPTMLELLEVSQPTEMTGQSLIEKEEN encoded by the coding sequence ATGCCTAAAAAGCCAGTAGCATTAATTATTTTAGATGGCTTCGCATTTCGTGATGAAACATTTGGAAATGCAGTAGCACAAGCAAATAAGCCTAATTTTGATCGTTATTGGAACCAGTATCCCCATGCTACATTAACAGCAGCAGGTGAAGCAGTAGGGTTACCAGAAGGTCAAATGGGCAATTCTGAAGTTGGGCACTTAAACATCGGTGCTGGACGTGTTGTTTATCAAAGCTTAACACGTTTAAATAAATCGATTCGTGAAGGTAACTTCTTTACAAATCCAGCATTTTTAGATGCAGTGGCACATGTAAAGGCACATCAGTCTAAGCTGCATGTGATGGGCTTACTGTCAGATGGAGGTGTTCATAGTCATTATGAGCATATGTTTGCCCTATTAAAGCTTGTTAAACAGCAGGGCTTAGAAGATGTTTTTGTACATGGTTTCTTAGATGGTCGAGATGTTGGACCAACAACAGCATTAGATTATATCGAAGAAACTGAAAAACAAATGGCTGAAATTGGCGTAGGTCAATTTGCTTCCATTCATGGACGTTACTATGCAATGGATCGTGATAAACGGTGGGATCGTGTGGCTTTAACTTACAATGTACTTGTTGATGGTGTTGGTCAAACGGCAGATAGTGCAAAAAGTGGTGTAGCAGCATCCTATGAGCGTGAGGTAACAGATGAATTTGTGATTCCATTTAGTATTTATGAGCATGGAGAGCCAGTGGCAACAATTAACGATAATGACGCAGTAATTTTCTTTAATTTCCGTCCTGACCGTGCCATTCAATTGTCTAAAGTATTTACAAATAATGAATTTGATGGCTTTGCTTTATCAGCTAAGCATCCAAAAAATTTAAAATATGTTTCCTTCACACACTATAGTGATGAAGTCCATGCTCAGGTAGCCTATGAGAATGACAACCTAAAAAACACGATAGGTGAAGTGTTAGCTACAAATGGTAAAACACAGCTACGAATTGCAGAAACAGAAAAATATCCGCATGTGACATTCTTTATGAGTGGTGGACGTGAGGAGAAATTTGAAGGGGAAGAACGTATTTTAATTGCATCCCCAAAGGTTGCGACATACGATTTAAAACCTGAAATGTCTGCCTATGAAGTGACAGAAGCCTTGCTTGCAGAAATTGCGGCTGAAAAATTTGATGGGATTATCCTTAATTTTGCTAATCCAGATATGGTGGGGCATAGTGGAATGCTAGAGCCAACAATTAAAGCGATAGAAGCAGTCGATGAATGTCTAGGGAAAGTAGTAGATGCACTTCTTGCAAAAGGTGGTGCAGCTATTATTACAGCTGACCATGGTAACTCTGATGAAGTGCTAACTTTAGCAGGAGAGCCAATGACAGCTCATACAACAAATCCTGTTCCAGTAATTGTGACGAAACCGAATTTAGTTTTACGAAATGGTGGCATTTTAGCCGATTTGGCGCCAACCATGTTAGAATTATTAGAGGTATCGCAGCCTACTGAAATGACAGGACAATCATTAATTGAAAAAGAGGAGAATTAA
- a CDS encoding triose-phosphate isomerase encodes MRKPIIAGNWKMYKTFEEAIQFVDAIQDKLPSNDKVDAVVCAPALYLPTLVQVASESELAIGAQTMHYENEGAFTGEISPNQLASVQVDYVILGHSERREYYNETDEAINKKVAAALAHNIVPIICCGETLTEREAGTTEQKVASQIKAALAGFEAQQVEHMVIAYEPIWAIGTGKTATAEDANQVCGAIRAVVESLYNAETAAALRIQYGGSVKPENIAELLSKEHIDGALVGGASLQPESYLTLLEAAANA; translated from the coding sequence ATGCGTAAACCAATTATTGCAGGTAACTGGAAAATGTATAAAACATTTGAAGAGGCCATCCAGTTTGTCGATGCTATACAGGACAAACTCCCTTCAAATGACAAAGTGGATGCTGTTGTTTGCGCACCAGCACTCTATTTACCTACACTTGTGCAGGTTGCTAGTGAATCAGAGCTGGCGATTGGTGCACAAACGATGCATTATGAAAATGAAGGTGCGTTTACAGGGGAAATCAGCCCAAATCAGCTTGCTAGTGTGCAAGTAGACTATGTTATTTTAGGGCACTCAGAACGTCGTGAATACTACAATGAAACAGATGAGGCCATTAATAAAAAGGTAGCAGCAGCACTAGCACATAACATCGTACCAATTATTTGCTGTGGTGAAACGCTCACAGAACGTGAAGCAGGAACGACTGAGCAAAAGGTTGCTAGTCAAATCAAAGCGGCACTTGCTGGATTTGAAGCGCAACAGGTAGAGCATATGGTCATTGCCTATGAGCCAATTTGGGCAATTGGTACAGGTAAAACAGCAACGGCCGAAGATGCAAATCAAGTATGTGGAGCCATCCGTGCAGTTGTGGAAAGTTTATATAATGCTGAAACAGCGGCTGCTTTGCGTATTCAATACGGCGGCAGTGTGAAGCCTGAAAATATCGCAGAATTATTATCAAAAGAGCATATTGATGGTGCCTTAGTTGGTGGTGCTAGCTTACAACCAGAATCATATTTAACATTATTGGAGGCGGCGGCAAATGCCTAA
- the pgk gene encoding phosphoglycerate kinase produces the protein MLNKKTMKDIEVKGQRVFVRVDFNVPMAEGVITDDTRIRAAIPTIEYLVEQGAKVILASHLGRPKGEVKEEMRLTAVGVRLAELIGKPVTKLDESIGKEVEEAVANMQDEDILLLENVRFHAGEEKNDPALAEAFAKLADVYINDAFGAAHRAHASTEGIAKHVPAVSGFLMQKELDVLGKALSNPERPFTAIIGGAKVKDKIGVIESLLEKVDHLIIGGGLSFTFIKAQGYDIGKSLLEEDKIELAKSFIEKAKAKGVQLHMPIDAVVANEFSKDAETKIVDVDAIPADWMGLDIGPKTAANYAEVIQNSKLIIWNGPMGVFEMDKFANGTKTVASAMANTAGYTVIGGGDSAAAVEKFEVADKMDHISTGGGASLELMEGKELPGIVALNDK, from the coding sequence ATGTTAAATAAGAAGACGATGAAAGATATTGAGGTAAAAGGGCAGCGTGTATTTGTACGTGTCGATTTTAATGTACCGATGGCGGAGGGTGTGATTACGGATGATACACGTATTCGTGCAGCAATCCCTACAATTGAATATTTAGTGGAGCAGGGTGCTAAAGTAATTTTAGCCTCTCACTTGGGACGTCCAAAGGGTGAAGTAAAAGAAGAAATGCGTCTAACAGCTGTAGGAGTTCGATTAGCTGAATTAATTGGTAAGCCTGTTACTAAATTGGATGAATCAATTGGTAAAGAGGTAGAGGAAGCTGTTGCCAACATGCAAGATGAAGACATTCTTTTACTAGAAAATGTACGTTTCCACGCTGGTGAAGAGAAAAACGACCCAGCACTCGCAGAAGCATTTGCAAAATTAGCGGATGTCTATATCAATGATGCTTTTGGTGCAGCTCACCGTGCACACGCCTCAACAGAAGGTATTGCAAAGCATGTACCAGCTGTTTCAGGTTTCCTAATGCAAAAGGAATTAGATGTATTAGGAAAAGCATTATCTAATCCTGAGCGTCCCTTTACTGCTATTATCGGTGGTGCTAAAGTGAAGGATAAGATCGGTGTTATTGAAAGCTTGCTGGAAAAGGTAGACCATTTAATTATTGGTGGGGGTTTATCATTTACATTCATTAAAGCGCAAGGGTATGATATCGGCAAATCTTTATTGGAAGAAGACAAAATTGAGTTAGCTAAATCTTTTATTGAAAAAGCAAAGGCAAAAGGCGTGCAATTACATATGCCGATTGATGCAGTTGTTGCAAATGAATTTTCAAAAGATGCAGAAACGAAGATTGTAGATGTAGACGCAATTCCAGCGGATTGGATGGGCTTAGATATTGGTCCAAAAACAGCAGCAAATTATGCAGAGGTCATTCAGAATTCTAAATTAATCATTTGGAATGGTCCAATGGGTGTCTTTGAAATGGATAAATTTGCGAATGGTACAAAAACTGTAGCTTCGGCAATGGCTAATACAGCAGGTTATACAGTAATTGGCGGTGGCGATTCTGCAGCAGCTGTTGAAAAATTTGAAGTAGCGGATAAAATGGATCACATTTCTACAGGCGGCGGTGCTTCATTAGAATTAATGGAAGGTAAAGAGCTTCCTGGAATTGTGGCATTAAACGATAAATAA
- the gap gene encoding type I glyceraldehyde-3-phosphate dehydrogenase, which yields MALKLAINGFGRIGRLVFREAMKHDEFEVVAVNDLTDAGQLAHLLKYDSVHGIYDAEVYAEGDSFIVNGKNVKVYAEKDPTQLPWGELGVDVVLECTGKFRSMEEVSKHIEAGAKKAILSAPAKGAMPTFVMGVNHEDYNPETDDVISNASCTTNCLAPVAKILDEKFGIVRGMMTTIHSYTNDQRILDFPHSDPRRARAGAVSMIPTTTGAAVAVSKVLPQLKGKLDGFSMRVPTPNVSCVDLVVELKAEVTKESINAALKEASENELKGILGYNELPLVSIDYNGNHDSSTVDGLSTMVLENSMVKVLAWYDNEIGYSTRLMDIALYIAEKGFNHK from the coding sequence ATGGCATTAAAATTAGCGATTAATGGATTTGGGCGTATTGGACGTTTAGTATTTCGTGAAGCAATGAAGCACGATGAATTCGAAGTAGTTGCAGTAAATGATTTAACAGATGCTGGTCAGCTTGCACATTTATTAAAATATGATTCAGTACACGGTATCTACGATGCTGAGGTTTATGCAGAAGGCGATTCTTTCATTGTGAATGGAAAAAATGTGAAAGTGTATGCTGAAAAAGATCCTACTCAATTACCATGGGGTGAGTTGGGAGTGGATGTTGTACTTGAATGTACAGGTAAATTCCGCTCTATGGAAGAAGTGAGTAAGCATATTGAAGCAGGTGCTAAAAAAGCAATTCTTTCAGCACCAGCGAAGGGTGCAATGCCTACATTTGTAATGGGTGTTAATCATGAGGATTACAATCCTGAAACAGACGATGTTATTTCAAATGCTTCTTGTACAACGAACTGTTTAGCACCTGTAGCGAAAATATTAGATGAGAAATTCGGTATTGTCCGCGGTATGATGACAACAATTCACTCTTACACGAACGATCAACGTATTCTTGACTTCCCACACTCTGATCCACGTCGTGCACGTGCAGGGGCTGTGTCAATGATTCCAACAACAACAGGGGCGGCTGTAGCAGTTTCTAAAGTTTTACCACAATTAAAAGGTAAATTAGATGGCTTTTCTATGCGTGTACCAACACCAAACGTTTCATGTGTTGATTTAGTAGTAGAGCTAAAAGCGGAAGTAACGAAGGAATCTATTAATGCGGCATTAAAAGAAGCCTCAGAAAATGAACTTAAAGGTATTTTAGGATACAATGAATTACCTTTAGTGTCTATTGACTATAATGGCAATCATGATTCTTCGACAGTGGATGGTCTTTCTACGATGGTGTTAGAAAACAGTATGGTGAAGGTTCTAGCATGGTATGATAACGAAATTGGTTATTCTACTCGTTTAATGGACATAGCTTTATATATTGCAGAAAAAGGATTCAATCATAAATAA
- a CDS encoding thiol-disulfide isomerase, translating to MKVKFFTRANCGLCMEGLDTLKLVQEDLGFHIDIIDIEEDEAVHEKYMLMIPVVEKDGQVIQYGDIDYATLMEHLTCE from the coding sequence GTGAAGGTGAAATTTTTTACTCGGGCTAATTGCGGGCTTTGTATGGAAGGTTTGGATACTCTAAAGCTTGTACAAGAGGACTTGGGTTTTCATATCGATATCATTGATATTGAAGAAGATGAGGCAGTACATGAAAAGTATATGCTAATGATTCCAGTAGTAGAAAAGGATGGGCAAGTCATACAATATGGTGATATAGATTACGCAACATTGATGGAGCATTTAACTTGCGAATAG
- a CDS encoding multidrug transporter, with protein MQESKKEKMGIILGLLGVICFSLTLPATSVAVEYFGTTVVGLGRGVIASILVAIILIGRKERLPTAHQFKSLLMVSLGAVLGFPLLTSWEMTSLPVSHGAVELTLLPLATAGFAMMRAGEIPSRKFWLSSIAGALAVIIYAIYLGLGQLHIADFALLAAVVILGLSYAEGGMLAQELGSWQVIAWAIIIAVPFLIIPVSLNVSGEMLHAPLKAWISFLYLAIVSQFLAYVAWYGGMAMGGISRVSQIQYLQPFLMIIFAALFLHESITVFTIVIAIAVVLSVIIGKNASIVKKDSV; from the coding sequence GTGCAAGAAAGTAAAAAAGAAAAAATGGGGATAATATTAGGTTTGTTAGGTGTTATTTGTTTTAGCTTAACATTACCTGCAACTAGTGTTGCTGTAGAATATTTTGGCACTACAGTCGTTGGCTTAGGAAGAGGAGTAATCGCCTCAATTTTAGTTGCTATAATCTTGATTGGAAGAAAAGAAAGATTACCTACTGCTCATCAGTTTAAAAGCTTATTAATGGTTTCTTTAGGCGCTGTGCTAGGATTTCCCTTACTTACTTCTTGGGAAATGACTAGCTTACCAGTATCTCATGGAGCGGTGGAGTTGACCCTATTACCTTTAGCTACAGCTGGCTTTGCCATGATGAGAGCGGGGGAAATCCCATCTCGTAAGTTTTGGCTGTCTAGTATAGCAGGTGCCCTAGCCGTAATCATTTATGCAATTTATCTTGGGTTGGGACAGTTACATATTGCAGACTTTGCATTATTGGCTGCTGTCGTAATACTCGGGCTTAGTTATGCGGAGGGCGGCATGCTTGCACAAGAACTAGGTAGCTGGCAAGTGATTGCATGGGCCATTATTATTGCGGTCCCTTTTCTAATCATACCAGTATCTCTAAACGTTTCTGGAGAGATGTTACATGCACCTTTAAAAGCTTGGATTAGCTTTTTATATTTAGCGATTGTAAGTCAATTTCTAGCCTATGTAGCATGGTATGGTGGAATGGCAATGGGCGGTATTTCTAGAGTTAGCCAAATACAATATTTACAGCCATTTTTAATGATTATTTTTGCAGCTTTATTTCTTCATGAATCGATTACAGTATTTACAATTGTTATTGCAATTGCTGTTGTGTTGTCCGTTATAATTGGCAAAAATGCTTCTATAGTAAAAAAAGACTCTGTATGA